A genomic region of Pseudoxanthomonas suwonensis contains the following coding sequences:
- the pdxY gene encoding pyridoxal kinase has product MSDALESHLVHERRNRPPGPSPVDLVSVQSQLAYGYAGNSAAVPVLRMLGVRVAEVPTTLLSNTPFYATLRGRVLPADWLADLLRGLDERGVTERVPMLLSGYFGSVANGEAFADWLEAHHRAGTAPRYLLDPVIGDTHTGAYVERGLEAVFADRLLPLAWMVAPNAFELERLAGRPALREADALDAARALLARGPQWVLAHSVAGEGDGLVTLLVGRAGAWRLQSPRLDLDVAGTGDVLAALLAAFLLRGEPPHRAAERALAGVHAALESTLANGWEELDVQAAPAAALADGPPRFPAVAF; this is encoded by the coding sequence ATGAGCGACGCGCTGGAAAGCCATCTGGTCCACGAACGCCGCAACCGGCCGCCGGGCCCGTCGCCGGTGGACCTGGTCTCGGTGCAGTCGCAGCTGGCCTACGGCTACGCCGGCAACAGCGCCGCGGTGCCGGTGCTGCGCATGCTCGGCGTGCGCGTGGCCGAGGTGCCGACCACGCTGCTCAGCAACACCCCGTTCTATGCAACGTTGCGCGGCCGCGTGCTGCCGGCCGACTGGCTGGCCGACCTATTGCGCGGGCTGGACGAGCGCGGCGTGACCGAGCGCGTGCCGATGCTGCTGTCGGGCTACTTCGGCAGCGTCGCCAACGGCGAGGCCTTCGCCGACTGGCTGGAGGCCCACCATCGGGCCGGTACCGCGCCGCGCTACCTGCTCGACCCGGTGATCGGCGACACCCACACCGGCGCCTACGTCGAGCGCGGGCTGGAGGCGGTGTTCGCCGACCGGCTGCTGCCGCTGGCGTGGATGGTCGCGCCCAATGCATTCGAACTGGAGCGGCTCGCCGGCCGGCCCGCGCTGCGCGAGGCCGATGCGCTGGACGCGGCGCGCGCGTTGCTGGCGCGCGGCCCGCAGTGGGTGCTCGCCCACAGCGTGGCCGGCGAGGGCGACGGACTGGTGACACTGCTGGTCGGCCGTGCCGGCGCCTGGCGGCTGCAGTCGCCGCGCCTGGACCTGGACGTGGCCGGCACCGGCGACGTGCTGGCGGCGCTGCTGGCCGCGTTCCTGCTGCGCGGCGAGCCGCCGCACCGCGCGGCCGAGCGCGCGCTGGCCGGCGTGCATGCGGCGCTGGAGTCCACCCTCGCCAACGGCTGGGAAGAGCTGGACGTGCAGGCCGCGCCGGCGGCGGCGCTGGCCGACGGCCCGCCACGCTTCCCGGCGGTGGCGTTTTGA
- the hrcA gene encoding heat-inducible transcriptional repressor HrcA, whose amino-acid sequence MTVPATPLDPRARQLLRTLIGRYIRDGEPVGSQTLARHAGLDVSPATIRNILADLEDSGLLSSPHTSAGRIPTAQGYRVFVDSLLQVKSLGEREVARLRAELTAGAGTQALLGNASELLSAMTHFVGVVSAPRREQFAFRQIDFVPLGGRRVMAIVVFADGEVQNRVVEPQRPFEPAELERVANYLNAHCAGRPLAQIRATLLHELRQARDEMELLLAQSVELAEQALEPPGDDMVLAGQTRLMGLQDLSDVERLRELFEAFARKREILQLLERTQRAPGVRIFIGEETGLAPLDGVSLVTAPYGAGGQVLGVLGVIGPTRMAYDRVIPVVQAAADVLGAALQPPGQGGQPPA is encoded by the coding sequence ATGACCGTCCCCGCCACGCCCCTGGATCCCCGCGCCCGCCAGCTGCTGCGCACCCTGATCGGCCGCTACATCCGCGACGGCGAGCCGGTCGGCTCGCAGACCCTGGCCCGCCACGCCGGGCTGGACGTGAGCCCGGCCACGATCCGCAACATCCTCGCCGACCTGGAGGACAGCGGCCTGCTCAGCTCGCCGCACACCTCGGCCGGGCGGATACCGACCGCGCAGGGCTACCGGGTGTTCGTCGACAGCCTGCTGCAGGTCAAGTCGCTGGGCGAACGCGAGGTGGCGCGGTTGCGCGCCGAACTGACCGCCGGCGCCGGCACCCAGGCGCTGCTGGGCAACGCCTCGGAGCTGCTGTCGGCGATGACCCACTTCGTCGGCGTGGTCAGCGCGCCGCGGCGCGAGCAGTTCGCCTTCCGCCAGATCGACTTCGTGCCGCTGGGCGGGAGGCGGGTGATGGCGATCGTGGTGTTCGCCGACGGCGAGGTGCAGAACCGGGTGGTCGAGCCGCAGCGCCCGTTCGAGCCGGCCGAGCTGGAGCGGGTGGCCAATTACCTCAACGCCCACTGCGCCGGGCGCCCGCTGGCGCAGATCCGCGCGACCCTGCTGCACGAGCTGCGCCAGGCCCGCGACGAGATGGAACTGCTGCTGGCGCAGTCGGTGGAGCTGGCCGAACAGGCGCTGGAGCCGCCGGGCGACGACATGGTCCTGGCCGGGCAGACCCGGCTGATGGGCCTGCAGGACCTGTCGGACGTGGAGCGGCTGCGCGAGCTGTTCGAGGCCTTCGCCCGCAAGCGCGAGATCCTGCAGCTGCTCGAGCGCACCCAGCGCGCGCCGGGGGTGCGCATCTTCATCGGCGAGGAGACCGGGCTGGCGCCGCTGGACGGGGTCTCGCTGGTCACCGCCCCCTACGGCGCCGGTGGCCAGGTGCTGGGCGTGCTCGGGGTGATCGGCCCGACCCGGATGGCCTACGACCGGGTCATTCCCGTGGTCCAGGCCGCCGCCGACGTCCTCGGCGCGGCGCTGCAGCCGCCTGGGCAGGGTGGTCAGCCCCCGGCCTGA
- a CDS encoding MOSC domain-containing protein, with translation MTPRLSATVEAVLTGRVVDYTRPGSRSAIAKRAVEGPVAVGSDGLAGDEQGDRRVHGGPDKAIHHYPRDHYVAWRAEVGPHPLLREPGAFGENISTAGVTEADLCLGDRLRLGSARVEVSQARQPCWKLSDRFGIADMARRVQDSGRSGWYYRVLEPGTVQAGDALVLLERPHPDWPLPRLAELLYRRTLDRDELAAALALPLVPSWRKLFERRLEQGDAESWESRLGGPAR, from the coding sequence ATGACGCCGCGCCTGTCGGCCACCGTCGAGGCGGTGCTGACCGGCCGGGTGGTCGACTACACCCGGCCCGGCAGCCGCAGCGCAATCGCCAAGCGGGCGGTCGAGGGCCCGGTGGCGGTCGGATCCGACGGCCTGGCCGGCGACGAGCAGGGCGACCGCCGGGTGCACGGCGGTCCGGACAAGGCGATCCACCACTATCCGCGCGACCACTATGTGGCCTGGCGGGCCGAGGTCGGCCCGCATCCGCTGCTGCGGGAGCCCGGCGCCTTCGGCGAGAACATCAGCACCGCCGGCGTGACCGAAGCCGACCTGTGCCTGGGCGATCGCCTGCGCCTGGGCAGCGCGCGGGTGGAGGTGTCTCAGGCGCGACAGCCGTGCTGGAAGCTGTCGGACCGCTTCGGCATCGCCGACATGGCGCGCCGGGTCCAGGACAGTGGCCGCAGCGGCTGGTACTACCGCGTGCTGGAACCGGGCACGGTGCAGGCCGGCGATGCGCTGGTCCTGCTCGAACGCCCACATCCGGACTGGCCGCTGCCGCGGCTGGCCGAACTGCTCTACCGGCGCACGCTGGACCGCGACGAGCTGGCTGCGGCGCTGGCGCTGCCGCTGGTGCCGTCGTGGCGCAAGCTGTTCGAACGGCGGCTCGAGCAGGGCGATGCCGAAAGCTGGGAATCGCGGCTGGGCGGACCGGCACGCTGA
- a CDS encoding PLP-dependent aminotransferase family protein, giving the protein MTTQYTLSRRAQALTSSAIREILKVTERPEVTSFAGGLPSPATFPVERMRQATEKVLREAPEAALQYGPTEGFTPLREWIADRLSRGGARIPASRVLITTGSQQGLDLLGKVLIDEGSKVLVETPSYLGALQAFSLFAPQFGSLPSDEQGIVTDALTPEQLAGARFLYCLPNFQNPTGRRMPLERRQALVALADAAGVPLVEDDPYGELSYGGEALPSLLSMNPDGVIYMGSFSKVLAPGLRLGYVVAPEHVHAKMVQAKQAADLHTPSFSQRIVYEALQDGFIDRHIPEIRTLYAAQCQRMLAALEREFPAQVKWNRPEGGMFIWVDLPGGIDSGALLAKAIERNVAFVPGAPFYAVDPKENTLRLSFVTVPGEKIDAGVKVLGELIKAEIAALPAAA; this is encoded by the coding sequence ATGACGACCCAATACACCCTGTCCCGCCGCGCCCAGGCGCTCACCAGTTCGGCCATCCGCGAGATCCTCAAGGTCACCGAACGTCCCGAAGTCACCTCCTTCGCCGGCGGCCTGCCGTCCCCGGCCACCTTCCCGGTCGAGCGCATGCGCCAGGCCACCGAGAAGGTCCTGCGCGAGGCGCCGGAGGCGGCGCTGCAGTACGGCCCGACCGAGGGTTTCACCCCCCTGCGCGAGTGGATCGCCGACCGCCTCAGCCGGGGCGGCGCGCGCATCCCGGCCTCGCGCGTGCTGATCACCACCGGCTCGCAGCAGGGCCTGGACCTGCTGGGCAAGGTGCTGATCGACGAGGGCAGCAAGGTGCTGGTGGAGACCCCCAGCTATCTCGGCGCGCTGCAGGCGTTCTCGTTGTTCGCGCCGCAGTTCGGCTCGCTGCCCAGCGACGAGCAGGGCATCGTCACCGATGCGCTGACGCCCGAGCAGCTGGCCGGCGCCCGCTTCCTGTACTGCCTGCCCAACTTCCAGAACCCGACCGGCCGGCGCATGCCGCTGGAGCGACGCCAGGCGCTGGTCGCGCTGGCCGACGCGGCCGGCGTGCCGCTGGTCGAGGACGATCCGTACGGCGAGCTGTCCTACGGTGGCGAGGCGCTGCCGAGCCTGCTGTCTATGAACCCGGACGGAGTGATCTACATGGGCTCGTTCTCCAAGGTGCTGGCCCCGGGCCTGCGCCTGGGTTACGTGGTCGCGCCCGAGCACGTGCACGCGAAGATGGTCCAGGCCAAGCAGGCCGCCGACCTGCACACCCCGTCGTTCTCGCAGCGGATCGTGTACGAGGCGCTGCAGGACGGCTTCATCGACCGGCACATCCCGGAGATCCGCACCCTGTACGCGGCGCAGTGCCAGCGCATGCTGGCGGCACTGGAGCGCGAGTTCCCGGCACAGGTGAAGTGGAACCGCCCCGAGGGCGGCATGTTCATCTGGGTCGACCTGCCCGGGGGCATCGACAGCGGCGCGCTGCTGGCCAAGGCGATCGAGCGCAACGTGGCGTTCGTGCCGGGCGCGCCGTTCTATGCGGTCGATCCGAAGGAGAACACGCTGCGGCTGTCGTTCGTCACCGTGCCGGGCGAGAAGATCGATGCCGGGGTGAAGGTGCTGGGCGAACTGATCAAGGCCGAGATCGCCGCGCTGCCGGCGGCGGCCTGA
- a CDS encoding nuclear transport factor 2 family protein, with the protein MRMLLLLLALLSVAGVYFLGGNRISQVHVESLYAASQQAFHSLDHEALCAMLDRDFEQRLTLHVGGQRSYETLGKQDYCEAQEEILGALRQLGPLPNGRRLVDHRYTLTRISIAPGGRSATVETRATSAIPGIHSTERSTDTLVRRRWKTRVVRSEGTAWVGPAG; encoded by the coding sequence ATGCGGATGTTGCTGTTGCTGCTGGCGCTGCTGTCGGTCGCCGGCGTCTATTTCCTCGGTGGCAACCGGATCAGCCAGGTCCACGTGGAAAGCCTGTACGCGGCCAGCCAGCAGGCCTTCCACTCACTGGACCACGAGGCGCTGTGCGCGATGCTCGACCGCGATTTCGAGCAGCGGCTGACCCTGCACGTGGGCGGCCAGCGCTCGTACGAAACGCTGGGCAAGCAGGACTACTGCGAAGCGCAGGAGGAGATCCTCGGCGCCCTGCGCCAGCTCGGCCCGTTGCCCAACGGCCGCCGGCTGGTGGACCACCGGTACACCCTGACCCGCATCAGCATCGCGCCAGGCGGCCGCAGCGCCACCGTCGAAACGCGCGCGACTAGCGCGATCCCCGGCATCCACTCGACCGAGCGCAGCACCGACACCCTGGTCCGGCGCCGCTGGAAGACGCGCGTGGTGCGCAGCGAGGGCACGGCCTGGGTCGGACCGGCGGGTTGA
- the grpE gene encoding nucleotide exchange factor GrpE, with product MTQNDIPTPDQDAEATLESQLRDEIEALRGEIEQLRADSLRERADLENQRKRVARDVEQARRFANERLLGELLPVFDSLDAGLAAAGDQTGPLKDGMELTYRQLLKVAADNGLAVVDPVGQPFNPEHHQAISQADPAGAAPGSVLQVFQKGYLLNDRLLRPALVVVARHD from the coding sequence ATGACCCAGAACGACATCCCGACCCCCGACCAGGACGCCGAGGCTACCCTCGAGTCGCAGCTGCGCGACGAGATCGAGGCCCTGCGCGGCGAGATCGAGCAACTGCGGGCCGACTCCCTGCGCGAGCGCGCCGACCTGGAGAACCAGCGCAAGCGCGTGGCCCGCGACGTCGAGCAGGCCCGCCGGTTCGCCAACGAGCGCCTGCTCGGCGAGCTGCTGCCGGTGTTCGACAGCCTCGACGCGGGCCTGGCCGCGGCCGGCGACCAGACCGGTCCGCTGAAGGACGGGATGGAACTGACCTACCGCCAGCTGCTCAAGGTCGCCGCCGACAACGGCCTGGCCGTGGTCGACCCGGTCGGCCAGCCGTTCAACCCCGAGCACCACCAGGCCATCAGCCAGGCCGACCCGGCCGGCGCGGCGCCGGGCAGCGTGCTGCAGGTGTTCCAGAAGGGCTACCTGCTCAACGACCGCCTGCTGCGCCCGGCGCTGGTGGTGGTCGCGCGCCACGACTGA
- a CDS encoding prephenate dehydrogenase, with the protein MHASAPAAWPAIGLVGSAGAYGVWLRRFFEQRMGLRVLGHDPADAASDPPEQLLEDADVLVFAAPIRQTPALIAQYVAQSAGRERGRLWLDITSLKQAPVAAMLASQAEVVGLHPMTAPLKTPTLKGRVVVVCEERLDAWRPWLQQLLDALQGEYVRTTPAHHDRVMALVQAMVHASHLGQAGVLRSFAGELGGPAALMPYRSIAFEMDAAVIARILSLNPEIYEDIQFGNPHAAEVLDRLAGEIARLRALVGRGDDAARAEFREHFLHGNREAWGGAAVADGSYTFERVGYLLADLTETRRLSVHLPEDRAGSLRALLHVFERHGISLSSIHSSRTPAGEVHFRIGFDSGADVDALRAAAGEIDRSGLGRVIELP; encoded by the coding sequence GTGCACGCGTCCGCGCCGGCGGCATGGCCGGCGATCGGCCTGGTCGGCAGCGCCGGTGCGTACGGCGTCTGGTTGCGGCGCTTCTTCGAGCAGCGCATGGGCCTGCGCGTGCTCGGCCACGATCCGGCCGACGCCGCCAGCGACCCGCCCGAGCAGCTGCTGGAGGACGCCGACGTACTGGTGTTCGCCGCGCCGATCCGGCAGACCCCGGCGCTGATCGCGCAGTACGTGGCGCAGTCGGCCGGACGCGAACGCGGCCGGCTGTGGCTGGACATCACATCGCTCAAGCAGGCGCCGGTGGCGGCAATGCTGGCCTCGCAGGCCGAGGTGGTCGGCCTGCATCCGATGACCGCGCCGCTGAAGACGCCGACCCTCAAGGGCCGGGTGGTGGTGGTGTGCGAGGAACGCCTGGACGCCTGGCGGCCATGGCTGCAGCAGCTGCTGGACGCGCTGCAGGGCGAGTACGTGCGCACCACGCCGGCGCACCACGACCGGGTGATGGCACTGGTGCAGGCGATGGTGCATGCCAGCCACCTGGGCCAGGCGGGCGTGCTGCGCAGCTTCGCCGGCGAACTGGGCGGGCCAGCGGCGCTGATGCCCTATCGATCGATCGCGTTCGAGATGGACGCGGCAGTGATCGCGCGGATCCTCTCGCTCAACCCCGAGATCTACGAGGACATCCAGTTCGGCAACCCGCACGCGGCCGAGGTGCTCGACCGCCTGGCCGGCGAGATCGCACGCCTGCGCGCGCTGGTCGGGCGCGGCGACGACGCGGCCCGCGCCGAGTTCCGCGAGCACTTCCTGCATGGCAACCGCGAGGCCTGGGGCGGGGCGGCGGTCGCCGACGGCAGCTACACCTTCGAGCGGGTCGGCTACCTGCTGGCCGACCTCACCGAGACCCGGCGCCTGAGCGTGCACCTGCCGGAGGACCGTGCCGGCTCGCTGCGCGCGCTGCTGCACGTGTTCGAGCGCCACGGCATCAGCCTGTCCTCGATCCATTCCTCGCGCACCCCGGCCGGCGAGGTGCATTTCCGCATCGGCTTCGATTCCGGCGCCGACGTCGATGCGCTGCGCGCCGCCGCCGGGGAGATCGACCGCAGCGGCCTGGGACGCGTGATCGAACTGCCCTGA
- the dnaK gene encoding molecular chaperone DnaK has translation MSKIIGIDLGTTNSCVAIMEGGKARVIENAEGDRTTPSIVAYTKDGEVLVGAPAKRQAVTNPKNTFYAVKRLIGRKFTDAEVKKDLDLVPYGILAHDNGDAWVETSDGRKMAPQEISAKVLEKMKKTAEAFLGETVTEAVITVPAYFNDSQRQATKDAGRIAGLDVKRIINEPTAAALAYGLDKAGGDRKIVVYDLGGGTFDVSIIEIASVDGEKQFEVLATNGDTFLGGEDFDARVIDYLVEEFQKDQGIDLRKDPLALQRLKDAAERAKIELSSAQQTEVNLPYITADASGPKHLTIKLTRAKLEALVDDLVKKTIEPCRIALKDAGLRASDIGEVILVGGQTRMPKVQAAVAEFFGKEPRKDVNPDEAVALGAAVQGGVLAGDVKDVLLLDVTPLSLGIETLGGVFTKIIEKNTTIPTKASQVFSTAEDNQSAVTVHVLQGEREQARFNKSLAKFDLTGIDAAPRGMPQVEVSFDIDANGIVHVTAKDKKTGKEQKVEIKAGSGLSDDEIQRMVADAEAHREEDKKFHELVQARNQADALVHATRSAVTEHGSKVPGDVIGRVEGAIAELETAMKNDDKAQIEAKSKALEEAGQSLYAAAAAAAQPGGDAGAAEGAPGGAQDDVVDAEFTEVKDDDKK, from the coding sequence ATGAGCAAGATCATCGGCATCGACCTGGGCACGACCAATTCGTGCGTGGCGATCATGGAGGGCGGCAAGGCCCGCGTGATCGAGAACGCCGAGGGCGACCGCACCACGCCGTCGATCGTGGCCTACACCAAGGACGGCGAGGTCCTGGTCGGCGCGCCGGCCAAGCGCCAGGCGGTGACCAACCCGAAGAACACCTTCTACGCGGTCAAGCGCCTGATCGGCCGCAAGTTCACCGATGCCGAGGTCAAGAAGGACCTGGACCTGGTGCCGTACGGCATCCTCGCCCACGACAACGGCGACGCCTGGGTCGAGACCAGCGACGGCCGCAAGATGGCCCCGCAGGAGATCTCGGCCAAGGTGCTGGAGAAGATGAAGAAGACCGCCGAGGCCTTCCTGGGCGAGACCGTCACCGAGGCGGTGATCACCGTGCCGGCGTACTTCAACGACAGCCAGCGCCAGGCGACCAAGGACGCCGGCCGCATCGCCGGCCTGGACGTCAAGCGCATCATCAACGAGCCCACCGCCGCGGCGCTGGCCTACGGCCTGGACAAGGCCGGCGGCGACCGCAAGATCGTGGTCTACGACCTGGGCGGCGGCACCTTCGACGTGTCGATCATCGAGATCGCCTCGGTCGACGGCGAGAAGCAGTTCGAGGTGCTGGCCACCAACGGCGACACCTTCCTCGGCGGCGAGGACTTCGACGCGCGCGTGATCGACTACCTGGTCGAGGAGTTCCAGAAGGACCAGGGCATCGACCTGCGCAAGGACCCGCTGGCGCTGCAGCGCCTGAAGGACGCGGCCGAGCGCGCCAAGATCGAGCTGTCCAGCGCGCAGCAGACCGAAGTCAACCTGCCGTACATCACCGCCGACGCGTCGGGCCCGAAGCACCTGACCATCAAGCTGACCCGGGCCAAGCTGGAAGCCCTGGTCGACGACCTGGTCAAGAAGACCATCGAGCCGTGCCGGATCGCGCTGAAGGACGCCGGCCTGCGCGCCAGCGACATCGGCGAGGTGATCCTGGTCGGCGGCCAGACCCGCATGCCCAAGGTGCAGGCCGCGGTGGCCGAGTTCTTCGGCAAGGAGCCGCGCAAGGACGTCAACCCGGACGAGGCCGTGGCGCTGGGCGCGGCGGTGCAGGGCGGCGTGCTGGCCGGCGACGTCAAGGACGTGCTGCTGCTGGACGTGACCCCGCTGAGCCTGGGCATCGAGACCCTGGGCGGCGTGTTCACCAAGATCATCGAGAAGAACACCACGATACCGACCAAGGCCTCGCAGGTGTTCTCCACCGCCGAGGACAACCAGTCCGCGGTGACGGTGCACGTGCTGCAGGGCGAGCGCGAGCAGGCCCGCTTCAACAAGTCGCTGGCCAAGTTCGACCTGACCGGGATCGATGCGGCGCCGCGTGGCATGCCGCAGGTGGAGGTGTCGTTCGACATCGACGCCAACGGCATCGTCCACGTCACCGCCAAGGACAAGAAGACCGGCAAGGAGCAGAAGGTCGAGATCAAGGCCGGCTCGGGCCTGTCGGACGACGAGATCCAGCGGATGGTCGCCGACGCCGAGGCGCACCGCGAGGAGGACAAGAAGTTCCACGAGCTGGTGCAGGCGCGCAACCAGGCCGATGCCCTGGTCCACGCCACCCGCAGCGCGGTCACCGAGCACGGCAGCAAGGTGCCGGGCGACGTGATCGGCCGCGTGGAAGGCGCCATCGCCGAGCTGGAGACGGCGATGAAGAACGACGACAAGGCGCAGATCGAAGCCAAGAGCAAGGCGCTGGAGGAGGCCGGGCAGTCGCTGTACGCGGCCGCCGCGGCGGCCGCCCAGCCGGGCGGCGATGCCGGCGCAGCCGAGGGTGCTCCGGGCGGTGCGCAGGACGACGTGGTCGACGCCGAGTTCACCGAAGTCAAGGACGACGACAAGAAGTAA
- the dnaJ gene encoding molecular chaperone DnaJ, producing MSKRDYYEVLGVARNASDEDLKKAYRRCAMKHHPDRNPGDHAAEAAFKECKEAYEVLSDGGKRRAYDAHGHAAFEHGMGGGGGPGPDMGDIFGDIFGTIFGGAGGGRAARRGADIGYVMELDLEEAVAGVEKRIEIPTLAECGSCRGSGSEDGKVETCNTCHGRGQVRFQRGIFTMQQACPECGGRGQVVRNPCKDCHGAGRIEDEKVLSVKIPAGVDSGDRIRLTGEGEAGPPGTPPGDLYVEVRVREHEIFRRDGDDLHCDVPIRISQAALGDTVNVPTLDGEAEIRIPAETQAGKVFRLRGKGVKSVRSRGPGDLYCRVVVETPVNLTAEQRELLERFEATFTGEEARRHSPRSATFLDGVKSFFGRITSP from the coding sequence ATGAGCAAGCGCGATTACTACGAAGTGTTGGGCGTGGCCCGCAACGCCAGCGACGAAGACCTGAAGAAGGCCTATCGCCGCTGCGCGATGAAGCACCACCCGGACCGCAACCCGGGCGACCACGCTGCCGAGGCTGCGTTCAAGGAGTGCAAGGAGGCCTACGAGGTCCTGTCCGACGGCGGCAAGCGGCGCGCCTATGACGCCCATGGCCATGCCGCGTTCGAGCACGGCATGGGCGGGGGCGGCGGTCCCGGCCCGGACATGGGCGACATCTTCGGCGACATCTTCGGGACCATCTTCGGCGGTGCAGGTGGCGGTCGCGCGGCGCGGCGCGGTGCCGACATCGGCTATGTGATGGAACTGGACCTGGAAGAGGCGGTCGCCGGGGTCGAGAAGCGCATCGAGATCCCGACTCTGGCCGAGTGCGGCAGTTGCAGGGGCAGCGGCTCGGAGGACGGCAAGGTCGAGACCTGCAATACCTGCCACGGGCGCGGCCAGGTGCGTTTCCAGCGCGGCATCTTCACCATGCAGCAGGCCTGCCCGGAATGCGGCGGCCGCGGCCAGGTGGTGCGCAATCCGTGCAAGGACTGCCACGGCGCCGGCCGGATCGAGGACGAGAAGGTCCTGTCGGTGAAGATTCCCGCCGGCGTGGACAGCGGCGACCGCATCCGCCTGACCGGCGAGGGCGAGGCCGGCCCGCCCGGCACCCCGCCGGGCGACCTGTACGTGGAAGTGCGGGTGCGCGAGCACGAGATCTTCCGCCGCGACGGTGACGACTTGCACTGCGACGTGCCGATCCGCATTTCGCAGGCCGCGCTGGGCGATACGGTCAACGTGCCCACGCTCGACGGCGAGGCGGAGATCCGGATCCCGGCCGAGACCCAGGCCGGGAAGGTGTTCCGCCTGCGCGGCAAGGGCGTCAAGTCGGTGCGCAGCCGCGGTCCCGGCGACCTGTACTGCCGCGTCGTGGTCGAGACGCCGGTCAACCTCACCGCCGAGCAGCGCGAGTTGCTGGAACGGTTCGAGGCGACCTTCACCGGCGAGGAGGCCCGCCGGCATTCGCCGCGTTCGGCCACGTTCCTGGACGGGGTCAAGTCGTTCTTCGGGCGGATCACCTCGCCCTGA